From the genome of Streptomyces sp. NBC_00659, one region includes:
- a CDS encoding polyprenyl synthetase family protein gives MTSTALDRSTVPALPAPPPAAAQVLRRCRELAAPALSEAIGTLHPWVAEMARYALGRCEVGGAPADHSQGKGVRQALAVLGAELVSGPAEAGVPGAVAVELVHVFSLLHDDIMDGDPLRRGRPAVWKAYGTGPAVLAGDALFALAVETVALTPQAGSAVRQLTSALGDLVRGQADDLLFAARPWTGPGAVGVREYEVMAERKTGALLGCALALGARLAGAPDRTVAVLDRAGRHLGVAFQIADDVLGIWGDPSVTGKPVHSDLRQGKKTLPVLAALGGAGYGELEELLAASAVLGESGVRRATALVERAGGRAEAVRAARRHLAAADTLLAGVPSAQEPAAQLRTVLSALADRTV, from the coding sequence ATGACGTCCACCGCCCTCGACCGTTCGACCGTCCCGGCGCTGCCCGCGCCGCCGCCCGCCGCCGCGCAGGTGCTGCGCCGGTGCCGCGAACTCGCCGCTCCCGCACTGTCGGAGGCGATCGGCACGCTGCACCCGTGGGTGGCCGAGATGGCCCGGTACGCGCTCGGCCGCTGCGAGGTCGGCGGCGCCCCCGCCGACCACAGCCAGGGCAAAGGGGTGCGCCAGGCGCTGGCCGTCCTCGGGGCGGAACTCGTCTCCGGCCCGGCCGAGGCCGGTGTGCCGGGGGCTGTCGCGGTGGAGCTCGTGCACGTCTTCTCGCTGCTCCACGACGACATCATGGACGGTGACCCGCTGCGCCGCGGGCGCCCGGCCGTGTGGAAGGCGTACGGCACCGGTCCCGCCGTCCTGGCGGGTGACGCGTTGTTCGCGCTGGCCGTCGAGACCGTCGCCCTCACTCCCCAAGCAGGTTCCGCCGTACGGCAGTTGACCTCCGCACTCGGTGACCTGGTCCGCGGCCAGGCCGATGACCTGCTGTTCGCCGCCCGGCCCTGGACAGGGCCGGGCGCGGTCGGGGTACGGGAGTACGAGGTGATGGCCGAGCGCAAGACCGGTGCGCTGCTCGGCTGCGCGCTGGCACTCGGCGCCCGGCTGGCCGGAGCGCCGGACCGGACCGTGGCCGTGCTGGACCGCGCCGGCCGCCATCTCGGCGTCGCCTTCCAGATCGCCGACGACGTGCTGGGCATCTGGGGCGATCCGTCGGTCACCGGCAAGCCGGTCCACAGTGACCTGCGGCAGGGGAAGAAGACCCTGCCGGTGCTCGCGGCGCTCGGCGGAGCGGGGTACGGCGAACTCGAAGAACTCCTCGCGGCCTCAGCCGTCTTGGGTGAATCCGGAGTCCGCCGTGCGACGGCCCTCGTCGAGCGCGCCGGGGGCCGCGCGGAGGCCGTGCGCGCCGCGCGCCGTCACCTGGCCGCGGCGGACACGCTCCTCGCCGGGGTGCCGTCGGCCCAGGAGCCCGCGGCGCAACTCCGTACCGTGCTGTCCGCCCTCGCCGACCGCACCGTCTGA
- a CDS encoding tetratricopeptide repeat protein — MYGKAFAPEYQGALTTLSVNSSLTDVLAAGTEQLRAAERTGARAEAARSGLAVAEAHRRLGQVTDADRAWKASYRTAREAGDGAAMAWALWSGGTLARQRGAFPLAWRLLRLAAELGGQAGDVVVRGYSLAGMAETGRIQGDYAAVTELHEQLLAEARKRGEARHTVWALEGIAQIHRNTGAYDTAYTMFEEAAGIAARAEDRRGHAWALRGLADIVSVRNGDTERALELLSEAEVSCRAMKLSGALAYNHKMRGNVLYRAGRYESARDVYAGALAEFEAMSEPRGTALSRLGLAKSLARLGRDRAETAAELDELAVTLEGIGLRHAHRMVERARTELGLTTGTDETEAAG, encoded by the coding sequence ATGTACGGCAAAGCCTTCGCCCCGGAATACCAGGGCGCCTTGACCACCCTGTCGGTGAACTCCTCGCTGACCGACGTCCTCGCGGCGGGTACCGAGCAACTGCGCGCCGCCGAGCGTACGGGCGCCCGCGCCGAGGCCGCCCGGTCGGGCCTCGCGGTCGCCGAGGCGCACCGCCGGCTCGGGCAGGTGACGGACGCAGACCGGGCGTGGAAGGCGAGTTACCGCACCGCCCGGGAGGCCGGGGACGGCGCCGCGATGGCGTGGGCTCTGTGGAGCGGTGGCACCCTGGCCCGCCAGCGCGGGGCGTTCCCGCTGGCGTGGCGGCTGCTGCGCCTGGCCGCCGAACTCGGCGGCCAGGCGGGGGATGTGGTGGTGCGCGGCTACTCGCTGGCCGGAATGGCGGAGACCGGCCGCATCCAGGGCGACTACGCGGCCGTGACGGAACTGCACGAGCAGTTGCTGGCCGAGGCCCGCAAGCGTGGCGAGGCCCGGCACACCGTGTGGGCCCTGGAGGGCATCGCCCAGATCCACCGCAACACCGGCGCCTACGACACCGCGTACACGATGTTCGAGGAGGCGGCCGGGATAGCCGCCCGTGCCGAGGACCGGCGCGGTCACGCCTGGGCGCTGCGGGGACTCGCGGACATCGTCTCCGTGCGCAACGGGGACACGGAGCGCGCGCTGGAGCTGCTGAGCGAGGCCGAGGTCTCCTGCCGCGCGATGAAGCTGTCCGGCGCGCTCGCGTACAACCACAAGATGCGCGGCAACGTCCTCTACCGTGCCGGGCGTTACGAGTCGGCCCGCGATGTGTATGCGGGCGCCCTGGCGGAGTTCGAGGCGATGAGCGAGCCGCGCGGCACGGCCCTGTCCCGTCTCGGGCTGGCCAAGTCCCTCGCCCGCCTCGGCCGCGACCGCGCCGAAACCGCCGCCGAGCTCGACGAGTTGGCCGTGACGCTGGAGGGCATCGGACTGCGGCACGCCCACCGGATGGTCGAACGAGCACGGACAGAGCTCGGGTTGACGACCGGGACCGACGAGACGGAGGCCGCGGGATGA
- a CDS encoding aminoglycoside phosphotransferase family protein yields MHAGETRIDGSLVRRLLAGQFPRWARLPLKRVQSAGTVNALYRLGDDMAVRLPRVADGADDALKEHTWLPRLAPLLPFPVPEILGLGTPAADYPWHWSVLRWLDGDLPAPDALTAPRELAADLGAFVTALRGIDLPGGPRAYRGTPLAAVDAETRSALDDLRGAIDTGAATAAWEEALAAPAWTGPPRWLHSDLMPMNLLVRGGRLAAVLDFGTLGTGDPACDFIPAWNLLPAAARPAFRDAAGADDAGWARGRGWALSMALAQLPYYRVTNPVIAGNAEHVIREVLAEQRVS; encoded by the coding sequence ATGCACGCAGGTGAGACGCGGATCGACGGTTCGCTCGTACGGCGTCTGCTGGCCGGGCAGTTCCCCCGGTGGGCCCGACTCCCCCTGAAACGTGTGCAGTCGGCCGGTACCGTCAACGCCCTCTACCGTCTCGGCGACGACATGGCCGTGCGCCTCCCGCGGGTCGCGGACGGCGCCGACGACGCGCTCAAGGAACACACGTGGCTACCGCGGCTCGCCCCGCTGCTCCCTTTCCCGGTCCCCGAGATCCTCGGCCTCGGCACCCCCGCCGCGGACTACCCGTGGCACTGGTCCGTGCTGCGCTGGCTCGACGGCGACCTCCCGGCGCCCGACGCCCTGACCGCCCCACGGGAACTCGCCGCCGATCTGGGGGCGTTCGTCACCGCTCTGCGCGGGATCGACCTGCCCGGCGGACCGCGCGCCTACCGCGGCACACCACTGGCCGCGGTGGACGCCGAGACGCGCTCGGCGCTCGACGACCTCCGCGGCGCCATCGACACCGGAGCCGCGACGGCGGCATGGGAGGAAGCCCTGGCGGCACCGGCGTGGACGGGACCGCCGCGATGGCTCCACTCGGACCTGATGCCGATGAACCTCCTGGTCCGCGGAGGCCGGCTCGCGGCCGTCCTCGACTTCGGCACCCTCGGCACCGGCGATCCGGCCTGTGACTTCATCCCGGCCTGGAACCTCCTGCCCGCCGCCGCGAGGCCCGCCTTCCGGGACGCGGCCGGCGCCGACGACGCCGGATGGGCACGGGGACGCGGCTGGGCCCTGTCCATGGCCCTCGCCCAACTCCCCTACTACCGCGTCACGAACCCGGTCATCGCGGGCAACGCCGAGCACGTGATCCGCGAAGTGCTGGCCGAACAGCGGGTTTCGTAG
- a CDS encoding helix-turn-helix transcriptional regulator: MANTEFGRTVRRWRDRVTPEAVGLPGGGTRRAAGLRREELALLAGISVDYVTRLEQGRAAHPSEQVVEALGRALRLSGAEREHLFQVAGLVPPGRGMVPAHITPGVHRLLDRLSGTPVAVYDAAWTLLLANPLYAALLGDPSGWSGNERNGVWRAFVGPGGRVRHTPRERRAFEATLAADLRATASRYPTDRRLGQLIEELCANSVRFAELWESGAVARHEASRKTIDHPQVGAVTLDCDVLSVAGSDLRIMVYTAEPGTEDAERVALLGVLGTQALVE, encoded by the coding sequence ATGGCGAACACGGAGTTCGGGCGGACGGTGCGACGCTGGCGTGACCGGGTCACGCCGGAGGCCGTCGGGCTGCCCGGCGGCGGGACCCGGCGCGCGGCCGGACTGCGCCGCGAGGAGCTGGCCCTGCTCGCCGGCATCTCGGTCGACTACGTCACCCGCCTCGAACAGGGGCGGGCGGCCCATCCCTCGGAGCAGGTCGTCGAGGCCCTGGGCCGGGCGCTGCGGCTGTCCGGAGCCGAACGCGAGCACCTTTTCCAGGTGGCCGGACTGGTGCCGCCGGGCCGGGGCATGGTGCCGGCCCACATCACCCCCGGCGTCCACCGGCTGCTCGACCGGCTCAGCGGGACGCCCGTGGCGGTGTACGACGCGGCCTGGACCCTGCTGCTGGCCAATCCGCTGTACGCGGCGCTGCTGGGTGATCCGTCCGGGTGGAGCGGCAACGAACGCAACGGTGTGTGGCGCGCCTTCGTCGGCCCCGGCGGCCGGGTACGGCACACCCCCCGGGAGCGGCGCGCCTTCGAGGCGACGCTCGCCGCCGACCTGCGCGCGACCGCGAGCCGGTACCCGACGGACCGGCGCCTCGGGCAGCTCATCGAGGAACTGTGCGCGAACAGCGTGCGGTTCGCGGAGCTGTGGGAGTCCGGAGCCGTCGCCCGCCACGAGGCCTCCCGCAAGACCATCGACCATCCCCAGGTCGGAGCCGTGACGCTGGACTGCGATGTGCTCAGCGTCGCGGGCAGCGACCTGCGGATCATGGTCTACACGGCCGAGCCCGGTACGGAGGACGCCGAGCGCGTCGCGCTCCTCGGCGTTCTCGGAACGCAGGCCCTCGTCGAGTGA